Proteins co-encoded in one Yamadazyma tenuis chromosome 1, complete sequence genomic window:
- a CDS encoding imitation switch two complex protein 1 (COG:B; EggNog:ENOG503NUDN) — translation MVLYKRKQVQVVVVNKLPQDLSTEVWYIPQTKEWFLNYEDYLARMDYYQRRKFVCEITGNSCLTFFEALESETKEVKDVERNFPEALKGHILRFLQFNRITRLDQLVDKVYSQFKNNYFPGEYVLLKGITINGMVGELSAVKQRGLIREKVEPSNAAPKYLVVRLSDNQQAIATSAKVTRDRNHFTKWLIKTFIKLTMARSHRIGAPWVVKDKYAKRYRIPQEYPPDLKHFEASTAIHDDSDDADPSSMRHFTLISASKKVNIKFLEDHSARKKDASKPGTFLLGSEKLLSKKPTVDSILDGKAPTHTPQPELPKDKRFPIHYLPDHLKQEASVYGEGVNCNRPGTIASLQASGIPPTKRNMVTDLNIKFDIQNSKPTPYKFKLPENSSFWNKHLLELIEQKEELNKEEQVEGTKIKSESSQVITISESDTDVLDKETEEDNEVADVKKDEVDESLLAIDKSKLVPAHLVCIEQALECWSFLNIYHSPLKIDTFTFDDFIYSMGWNYEQFSNLGRCELLDEIWCSVLSAIVSNRLPSAADVRTYRENGEVYGLQIKIPSTNSYINPSKDEDEELIKGSESDEENNSKSLSDGEDDNDSDSEVGNKEKPIDIENNNVDSQQDGDEADDEQEDEDDGEEKNEDQAGDDDEDEPRDHNAYQIMNYRGTTWHDRLRRRNFRDGNWQTILLGVLSLVDNLPKYEETIDRVYKILGPLDQPATTSTTLNQFYKRMDINLRIETLNILCELLSTSDMVRSYIDRSLEESTVLRRKRLDNIKEYKLSVEKAQGLHNIIYEKFLELNMIKVTEEELKKRPRFELTQFEMSQAEAELAAKDSTFADLCEQRKQVSVTIDELKREKKSFERQLVERDCQRVRCLGKDRLYNRYWWFENNGLPTLHGTAEDDEDNEDVRMDEEDDSSDEVQEETYLMGKLWVQGPSQDDVRIHLKAEELKDYHDDSPFKSILKKPSTDSIITDYDNNIVKELDFREFPRSFLKLSQNFGLNFSTNSISKLQDNKAESIIIDKWGGVKPSINHLSLSPMERKIIEECPDPLFNGSSWRYYDSTDDIENVIKWLNPYGVRESQLKKELIGVKDAICFSIEARNKALSNHSKLEQQNKLMSQMKDIDEKLAHLSPEQESEDEEDDEIDFKSKRKRKLRTKPKSKKRQKSFEDIMKSGTSEELQQMKENLEQELRNVEEKRESTRALEWVNATAIELFDKSLYDGGDRYVKSRGRK, via the coding sequence ATGGTATTATATAAGAGAAAGCAGGTTCAAGTGGTTGTAGTGAACAAGCTTCCCCAAGATTTATCCACTGAAGTCTGGTATATTCCTCAGACCAAAGAATGGTTTTTGAACTACGAAGATTACTTGGCCCGAATGGATTATTATCAACGGCGGAAATTTGTTTGTGAAATAACCGGAAACTCTTGTTTGACGTTCTTTGAAGCGTTAGAAAGTGAAACCAAAGAGGTTAAAGACGTTGAACGAAACTTTCCAGAAGCCTTAAAGGGTCATATATTacgatttcttcaattcaatAGAATCACCAGGttggatcaacttgttgataaagTTTATCTGCaattcaagaacaactATTTCCCTGGAGAATatgtgttgttgaaaggTATAACTATAAATGGAATGGTTGGAGAGCTTTCAGCTGTTAAACAAAGAGGATTGATCAGAGAGAAAGTCGAACCATCTAATGCTGCCCCCAAATATTTGGTTGTAAGGCTATCAGATAATCAACAAGCTATTGCCACGAGTGCAAAGGTCACGAGAGATAGAAATCATTTTACCAAATGGCTTATCAAGACGTTTATCAAGTTGACTATGGCAAGATCTCATAGGATTGGGGCTCCATGGGTTGTTAAAGATAAATATGCAAAAAGATACAGAATCCCTCAAGAATATCCTCCTGATTTGAAACATTTTGAAGCATCCACCGCTATACACGATGACTCAGATGATGCAGATCCAAGTCTGATGCGGCATTTCACACTTATCTCTGCAAGTAAGAAGGTTAATATCAAGTTCCTAGAAGATCATTCCGCCAGAAAGAAAGACGCCTCAAAGCCAGGTACGTTTTTGTTGGGCTCAGAGAAACTCCTCTCGAAGAAGCCAACAGTTGATAGTATTCTAGATGGGAAAGCACCTACACATACACCTCAACCAGAACTCCCAAAAGACAAACGGTTTCCTATTCATTATTTACCAGATCACCTCAAACAAGAGGCTAGTGTGTATGGTGAAGGTGTTAACTGCAACAGGCCTGGAACAATTGCTTCTTTGCAGGCTTCAGGAATACCACCCACTAAAAGAAACATGGTAACCGACTTGAACATAAAATTCGATATTCAAAACTCTAAGCCTACTCCATATAAGTTCAAATTACCAGAGAATTCAAGTTTCTGGAACAAACATTTGCTTGAATTGATTGAACAAAAGGAGGAACTAAACAAGGAGGAACAGGTGGAAGGAACTAAGATAAAACTGGAATCATCGCAAGTCATCACAATTAGCGAACTGGATACTGATGTTCTAGATAAggaaacagaagaagacaatgaAGTAGCGGATGTGAAAAAGGATGAGGTCGACGAAAGTTTGTTAGCCATAGATAAGTCCAAGTTAGTACCAGCTCACCTTGTTTGTATCGAGCAAGCTTTAGAGTGCTGGAGCTTTCTCAACATCTACCATTCCCCATTGAAAATCGATACATTCacatttgatgatttcatttACAGCATGGGCTGGAATTATGAACAGTTCTCAAATTTGGGTAGATGTGAATTGCTTGATGAAATCTGGTGTAGCGTATTGAGTGCCATTGTGTCGAATAGACTACCTTCTGCGGCAGATGTTAGGACCTACAGGGAGAACGGTGAGGTTTATGGATTACAGATTAAGATTCCATCAACGAACTCATACATCAACCCTTctaaagatgaagatgaagagctTATAAAAGGTTCGGAAAGCGACGAAGAAAACAATAGCAAGTCCCTTAGTGATGGCGAAGATGACAACGATTCCGACTCCGAGGTTGGTAATAAAGAAAAGCCTATAGATATTGAGAACAATAATGTCGATTCTCAACaagatggagatgaagCAGATGATGAACAGGAAGACGAggatgatggtgaagagaAAAATGAAGACCAagctggtgatgatgacgaagacgaaCCCAGAGACCATAATGCCTATCAAATTATGAACTATCGTGGAACTACATGGCATGATAGGTTACGGAGGCGTAACTTCAGAGATGGTAATTGGCAAACTATTCTTTTGGGGGTGTTATCTCTTGTTGATAATCTTCCCAAATACGAAGAGACCATTGATCGTGTTTACAAAATCTTAGGGCCACTCGACCAACCAGCAACTACTTCCACTACTTTAAATCAGTTCTACAAGCGCATGGATATCAACTTGAGGATTGAAACTTTGAATATTTTGTGTGAATTATTGTCTACTAGTGACATGGTGAGATCATATATTGATAGAAGCTTGGAGGAATCAACGGTgttgagaagaaaaagattGGATAACATAAAAGAATACAAGCTTAGCGTGGAGAAAGCTCAAGGCCTTCACAATATTATTTAcgagaagttcttggaatTGAATATGATCAAAGTGACGGAAGAggagttgaaaaagaggCCAAGGTTTGAATTAACACAATTCGAAATGTCCCAAGCTGAAGCTGAACTTGCCGCAAAGGATTCAACTTTTGCTGATCTTTGTGAACAAAGAAAGCAAGTTCTGGTCACAATAGATGAgttgaaaagagaaaagaagTCTTTTGAAAGACAGTTGGTTGAAAGAGACTGCCAGAGGGTTCGGTGCTTGGGCAAGGATAGATTGTATAATAgatattggtggtttgaAAATAACGGTTTGCCAACCTTGCATGGAACTGCtgaggatgatgaagataatgaagatgttaggatggatgaagaagacgattCTTCAGATGAAGTGCAAGAAGAGACTTACTTAATGGGTAAGTTATGGGTCCAAGGTCCTTCTCAAGATGATGTACGAATCCACCTAAAAGCAGAAGAACTCAAGGATTATCATGATGATTCCCCCTTTAAGTCAATTCTCAAAAAGCCATCCACTGACAGTATAATTACTGACTACGATAATAATATTGTGAAGGAGCTCGATTTCCGTGAATTCCCTAGACTGTTCTTGAAACTTTCCCAGAATTTTGGGCTTAACTTCAGCACCAATAGTATTCTGAAATTGCAAGACAATAAAGCTGAGCTGATAATCATAGACAAATGGGGAGGTGTCAAGCCATCTATAAACCATTTACTGTTATCACCTATGGAGAGGAAAATAATTGAAGAATGTCCTGATCCTTTATTCAATGGGTCTTCTTGGAGATATTATGATCTGACAGATGATATAGAAAATGTCATTAAATGGTTAAACCCTTATGGGGTAAGAGAGTCacagttgaagaaagagctTATAGGCGTTAAAGATGCTATTTGCTTTAGTATAGAAGCCAGAAATAAGGCATTATCCAACCACAGTAAATTGGAACAGCAAAACAAGCTCATGTCGCAAATGaaagatattgatgaaaaattggcCCATCTTTCTCCTGAACAAGAGAGcgaggatgaagaagatgatgaaatcgatttcaaaagcaaaagaaagagaaaacTAAGAACGAAGCCAAAATCTAAGAAACGGCAAAAGTCGTTTGAAGACATCATGAAGAGTGGTACTTCTGAAGAGCTCCAGCAAATGAAAGAGAACTTGGAACAAGAATTAAGAAATGTCGAAGAGAAAAGAGAATCAACCAGAGCTTTAGAATGGGTCAATGCGACTGCTATTGAGTTATTTGACAAATCTTTATATGACGGAGGAGATCGTTATGTCAAGtcaagaggaagaaaataA
- the NPY1 gene encoding NADH pyrophosphatase (EggNog:ENOG503NY2X; COG:L) — MSHNHLTTVNELQNEMYFGKEVINRVSFLREDSKFIGKAITHPSARFVFFNKTDPLIVKSWTNKLVLMTSGNDIFKGPEKVTQGLTNLASWKSAITKWVKDNEEHHHALREQEQPTILFLGLEDASVGLDVNSADIQVLDYKDGRYKGIPYFAVDLTASPTLEKDILQSIKTNENVDEEEIFFTTSRKHYLGFSNIEAALFSHGKMFLDWLDRNRFCPGCGSKVIPIHSGGKLKCTNTTIVGKTESGRDKYECPVQNVSVSNVSFPRTDAVVITAITNTERTKVLLSLNRRHRLSNMYSCTSGFMEPSETVEVATKREIWEETGVACSKIDIVMTQPWPFPGNLMIGCLAEVEFDGVNEIIDLDHDKELEDARWFDMSFVKSLVYPEKNNTETNPEGILIPMPESIAYSLIKLIEMKPVDEARAHRLEQMRKAQKELKYRRERDILSMKNEIERLRKENEILKSAVSIPNLPIVLEEYSTVMKIIDAAGITNKQFQMLLTSQSKHPYFSNPDNFVPMEEVTKALDPSVVKYLTDDEGDFVFKAAARKIVRCFSGADDKGSMHPDHKKATRYTSKYGLQLIGMYYEQNKLVFLQNLAPKIWLEDNPDSPPNAIGWPKILECLVEHFDPNIMILDVLVGFMAKYSAATKYGPMIYQEDLEICLDLCRTSNLDQAYILGTMDESLYLFDFINSIRDKLLRSRSSDPKEAENGTEQRPEKVVVID; from the exons ATGTCACATAATCACTTAACTACAGTGAACGAATTACAAAATGAAATGTACTTTGGCAAAGAAGTGATTAACCGGGTTTCGTTTTTGAGAGAAGATTCTAAATTCATTGGCAAAGCAATTACTCATCCAAGTGCTAGATTTGTATTTTTCAATAAGACCGATCCATTGATTGTGAAATCTTGGACGAATaagttggttttgatgaCAAGTGGAaatgatatcttcaaggGTCCTGAGAAGGTTACTCAGGGTTTAACAAATCTTGCTTCTTGGAAGTCAGCAATCACAAAATGGGTTAAAGACAAtgaagaacatcaccatGCATTGagagaacaagaacaaccTACGATTCTTTTCTTGGGGTTGGAAGATGCAAGTGTGGGGTTGGATGTCAACAGCGCAGATATCCAAGTGTTGGACTATAAAGATGGACGATACAAGGGAATTCCATATTTTGCAGTGGACTTGACAGCTTCTCCAACCTTGGAGAAGGACATTTTGCAGTCGATAAAGACCAACGAGAATGTTGATGAGGAGgaaatcttcttcacaaCCTCCAGAAAACACTACTTGGGATTCAGCAATATTGAGGCCGCTTTGTTTTCACATGGAAagatgtttttggactGGTTAGATAGAAACCGATTCTGTCCTGGGTGTGGGTCAAAAGTGATCCCCATCCACTCTGGTGGAAAATTGAAGTGTACCAATACAACTATTGTGGGTAAGACTGAATCAGGTAGAGATAAATACGAATGTCCTGTTCAAAATGTTTCTGTTTCAAATGTTTCATTTCCTAGAACCGATGCGGTTGTTATTACGGCTATCACCAACACGGAAAGGACCAAGGTCCTTCTTTCATTGAACAGACGCCATAGACTCTCTAACATGTACAGTTGTACATCTGGGTTCATGGAGCCAAGTGAGActgttgaagttgcaacaaaaagagaaaTCTGGGAAGAAACTGGGGTAGCATGTTCCAAAATAGATATTGTTATGACCCAACCATGGCCATTTCCTGGGAATTTAATGATTGGATGCCTTGCCGAAGTGGAATTCGATGGGGTCAATGAGATAATTGACTTGGATCATGAtaaggaattggaagatgCTCGTTGGTTCGATATGCTGTTTGTTAAACTGTTGGTGTACCCCGAAAAAAACAACACAGAAACCAATCCTGAAGGTATCTTGATTCCAATGCCTGAATCTATTGCTTATTCCCTTATCAAACTCATT GAGATGAAGCCAGTGGATGAAGCCAGGGCCCATAGGCTTGAGCAGATGAGAAAAGCCCAGAAGGAACTCAAGTATCGTAGAGAGCGTGATATTCTCCTGATGAAAAACGAAATTGAGCGATTGAGGAAAGAAAACGAGATCCTCAAGTCTGCCGTTTCAATTCCTAATCTTCCCATTGTCCTTGAAGAGTACTCCACGGTGATGAAAATCATTGACGCCGCTGGAATTACAAACAAGCAGTTCCAAATGCTCTTAACTTCTCAGTCAAAACACCCCTACTTCAGTAACCCAGATAACTTTGTGCCAATGGAAGAAGTGACTAAGGCCTTAGATCCTTCGGTTGTCAAGTACCTCACTGACGATGAAGGGGATTTCGTTTTCAAAGCGGCAGCAAGAAAAATTGTTCGGTGTTTTCTGGGTGCCGACGATAAGGGCCTGATGCATCCTGACCATAAAAAGGCTACTAGGTATACCTCAAAATATGGACTTCAACTAATTGGAATGTACTATGAACAGAATAAGTTGGTATTTTTGCAAAACTTAGCACCTAAAATATGGCTTGAGGATAATCCGGATAGTCCCCCAAATGCTATAGGATGGCcaaagattcttgaatGTTTGGTTGAACACTTTGATCCCAATATTATGATACTAGATGTTTTGGTTGGGTTTATGGCAAAGTACTCTGCCGCAACCAAGTACGGGCCAATGAtatatcaagaagatttggaaatttGCCTTGATCTTTGTCGTACCTCAAACTTGGATCAAGCATACATTCTTGGAACTATGGATGAACTGCTTTATCTTTTCGACTTCATCAATAGTATTAGGGATAAGCTACTCCGATCAAGGCTGCTGGATCCtaaagaagcagaaaatGGAACGGAACAAAGACCTGAAAAGGTTGTTGTAATAGATTAA
- the PRP45 gene encoding mRNA splicing protein (EggNog:ENOG503NY30; COG:A,B; BUSCO:EOG09264DT4), translating into MFSSLLSRPKHSDYFQPIKLGSKKSNINTRVLVVPEKESQVQVVHNDNSNSHSTLSKFYLNKDGTLNYNMTIAAQASDHRFHSSYEDTIPLKKRFPNLKHSFPKQTLATCPDDSVQKCVEETELVIKQLISQQSGEDNKESTQYANVTSSDVLGEERGRERQIQIKNYQEDPMLPPKHKLRKNRHTEPSPPAPILKNTTGSEKLTKEEQAKWKIPAAVSNWKNSQGFTISLDKRMQASTSNETHSVNLSKLSELTSALDDAEKQAREDIKIRNELRKEMMAQQEKEKELKLKELAELTRNQNNKRRHYDYNDANKRSRY; encoded by the coding sequence ATGTTTAGCTCTTTATTACTGAGACCCAAGCACTCGGATTACTTCCAACCCATAAAGTTGGGATCCAAAAAGAGCAATATAAACACACGGGTTCTTGTTGTGCCCGAAAAGGAGCTGCAAGTGCAAGTGGTTCACAACGACAACTCAAATCTGCATTCCACTCTTTCAAAATTCTATCTCAATAAGGATGGCACTTTGAACTACAATATGACAATTGCTGCACAGGCATCGGACCACAGATTTCACTCCTCTTATGAGGATACCattcctttgaaaaaaagATTTCCAAACTTAAAGCACAGTTTCCCTAAACAAACCCTAGCTACCTGCCCAGATGATTCAGTTCAAAAATGCGTGGAGGAAACTGAACTAGTAATCAAACAGTTAATCAGCCAACAATCAGGTGAAGATAACAAAGAAAGCACTCAGTATGCCAATGTAACATCGTCTGATGTATTGGGTGAGGAACGGGGAAGAGAAAGACAAATTCAGATCAAGAATTATCAAGAGGATCCAATGCTACCCCCAAAGCATAAATTGAGAAAGAACAGACACACAGAACCATCGCCACCTGCTCCAATATTAAAGAATACTACCGGATCTGAAAAGCTCACAAAGGAAGAACAAGCAAAGTGGAAAATTCCTGCTGCAGTCtcaaattggaaaaatAGCCAAGGGTTTACCATATCCCTAGACAAAAGAATGCAGGCATCCACCTCCAATGAGACACATTCTGTGAACTTGAGCAAGTTGTCCGAGTTGACTTCTGCTTTGGATGATGCGGAAAAGCAGGCCAGAGAAGATATCAAAATCAGAAACGAACTTAGAAAAGAGATGATGGCCCAAcaagagaaagaaaaagaactAAAGTTGAAGGAGCTTGCCGAGTTAACAAGAAACCAGAATAACAAAAGACGACATTACGATTATAATGACGCTAATAAGAGAAGCAGATATTGA
- the NOP4 gene encoding RNA recognition motif-containing protein (BUSCO:EOG09260XQV; COG:A; EggNog:ENOG503NUS9), with product MTGTEVKRQEGTANVGEIDDILDRRTLFVRGVPFDATSDELSEYFSQFAPVKHAVIVTDNEQKSRGFGFVSFTLDEDTVSALAESKKAKFKNRFLRVDMAKRRDRKDTGKEHRPKREAIAPIEKRRARLIVRNLPWSCKKPEVLRNIFSKYGAVFDAYIPKKKNGQMLGFAFVVMKKDVAAEKAVKESVGLKIDGREVAVDFAVEKSKWEELKEDEEEEKDEEEDNEPEKAEIDEDEDDDGEEELEDDNQENDDDEDEDTDAEDVGEFDSLNTLKEPEDEPEEKPQEAPQPKKNKQEAFSIFVRNIPYDTTAEGLKEHFERFGFVKYALPVKDRETGISKGSAFVAFVKEEAYSKCIDNAPVVNSSSLLIADDVSPDYVFEGRVLNITSAVDRKSADMLAERNAAKRKEAMGQEIGLKDRRNLFLLNEGRITENSKLAQFITKTDMEVRDKSYKLRVQQLNKNPSLHLSLTRLAIRNLPRAMNSKALKALGRKAVVQFATEVKNGLRQPLSKEEVTRSIDNKHDNKDPEEAKPKKSKNAGVVKQAKVVMEVKGSGEVGRSRGYGFIEFRDHKVALMGLRWLNAHEVGIEEILEGLNDEERKLAELTGLNKRKLIVEFAVENSQVVKRRRDKVYQARTHHGKDEGEENGSRKRRSYDDRKADKKQKRNDKAPTPQAKPKSGLSDDVKQIIGAKRRKRKGKN from the coding sequence ATGACAGGCACTGAAGTTAAGAGGCAAGAAGGTACGGCAAATGTCGGAGAAATAGATGACATTTTAGATAGACGGACTTTGTTTGTGAGAGGAGTTCCTTTTGATGCTACTTCCGATGAATTATCTGAATATTTTTCACAATTTGCACCTGTGAAGCATGCAGTAATTGTCACTGATAATGAACAAAAATCTAGGGGATTTGGATTCGTTTCCTTCACTTTAGATGAAGATACTGTGTCAGCGTTGGCGGAATCGAAAAaagccaagttcaaaaacagATTTTTAAGAGTCGATATGgcaaaaagaagagatcGTAAAGATACTGGAAAAGAACATCGCCCGAAAAGAGAAGCGATAGCTCCAATCGAGAAGAGAAGAGCAAGATTAATTGTCCGTAATTTACCTTGGTCATGCAAGAAGCCAGAAGTGTTAAGAAACATATTCTCCAAGTATGGTGCTGTTTTTGATGCCTAcattccaaagaagaagaatggaCAAATGCTTGGATTTGCATttgtggtgatgaagaaggacGTGGCAGCCGAGAAGGCAGTCAAAGAATCGGTTGGTTTAAAGATAGACGGCAGGGAAGTAGCAGTGGATTTTGCCGTGGAAAAGTCCAAATGGGAAGAACTTaaggaagatgaagaagaagaaaaggatgAGGAAGAGGATAATGAGCCAGAAAAGGCCGAAATTGACGAGGACGAGGATGATGATggggaagaagaacttgaagacgataaccaagaaaatgatgatgatgaagatgaagatacTGACGCAGAGGATGTGGGGGAATTTGATAGTCTCAACACTCTCAAAGAGCCAGAGGATGAGCCAGAGGAAAAACCACAAGAAGCTCCacaaccaaagaaaaacaagcAAGAAGCCTTTTCAATATTCGTAAGAAACATTCCTTATGACACTACTGCTGAAGGCTTGAAGGAACattttgaaagatttgGTTTTGTTAAATATGCTTTACCAGTCAAAGATCGTGAAACTGGGATTTCCAAAGGATCCGCTTTTGTTGCATTTgtaaaagaagaagcttaCTCCAAGTGTATTGATAATGCCCCAGTTGTCAATTCTTCCAGTTTGTTAATAGCCGACGATGTTTCTCCAGATTACGTTTTTGAAGGGCGTGTTTTAAATATCACTAGTGCAGTTGATAGGAAGTCGGCCGACATGTTAGCAGAACGTAACGCCGCTAAAAGGAAGGAAGCCATGggacaagaaattggacTTAAAGacagaagaaacttgtttttgttgaacgaAGGTAGAATCACCGAGAATTCGAAATTAGCCCAATTCATCACTAAAACGGATATGGAAGTCAGAGATAAATCCTACAAGTTAAGAGTTCAacagttgaacaaaaaccCTTCTTTGCATCTATCATTGACAAGATTGGCCATTAGAAACTTGCCTAGAGCCATGAACTCCAAAGCCTTAAAGGCATTAGGTCGTAAAGctgttgttcaatttgcaACCGAAGTAAAGAATGGGTTAAGACAACCcctttccaaagaagaagtgaCCAGATCTATTGATAATAAGCATGATAATAAAGACCCCGAAGAGGCCAAACCGAAGAAGTCTAAGAACGCTGGTGTGGTTAAGCAAGccaaagtggtgatggAGGTTAAAGGGTCTGGTGAGGTTGGAAGAAGTAGAGGGTATGGGTTCATAGAATTCAGAGATCACAAAGTCGCCTTAATGGGATTAAGATGGTTAAATGCCCATGAAGTtggcattgaagaaatcttAGAAGGACttaatgatgaagaaagGAAGTTAGCTGAATTAACCGGTTTGAACAAGAGAAAATTAATTGTGGAATTTGCAGTTGAAAACTCTCAGGTCgtgaagagaagaagagataAAGTCTATCAGGCCCGAACCCATCACGGTAAAGACGAAGGAGAAGAGAATGGCTCCCGAAAGCGTCGTTCTTATGACGACCGTAAAGCTgacaagaaacaaaagagaAATGACAAAGCTCCAACGCCTCAGGCTAAGCCTAAATCAGGACTCAGTGATGATGTCAAACAAATCATTGGAGCTAAGCGTAGAAAGAGAAAGGGGAAGAACTAA
- a CDS encoding PLC-like phosphodiesterase (COG:C; EggNog:ENOG503NZDE): MFENFMPIISGHRGYKGKYPENTILGFTKCFEAGATNFETDLYLTRDDVVVVSHDVNTKRTYVKPDGSEADYNITTSSYEEDLKDLRNKVTGDKLLTFETVLKFIISNTENEDRTVMLDIKTYNKPRILKSVFQQILATKNDLNYWLKRLQFGVWDLDFVKYINQDEYFQDLHQKYKFEVPVQLIHISGSCERSSEFIYYNHYLEQVYGKQRHLYKVSGVSLLYLSTWSQEFLTKFMPLLKANSMCLYTWTINNTYQYDYFVKVCKSFQVEEYGVLTDDPGRMYEHKMSNVPKETDLLAEDSTNVKLEFKQKLAGYIFNLFLAFSDMKESDYKSPVDPDHREIKPVNSFFRNIFMLCQRFGIF; the protein is encoded by the coding sequence ATGTTTGAAAATTTCATGCCAATAATATCTGGTCATCGAGGTTACAAAGGAAAATACCCCGAGAACACCATTTTAGGATTTACCAAGTGCTTTGAAGCAGGTGCCACCAACTTCGAAACCGACTTGTACTTGACCCGGGACGATGTTGTTGTCGTATCACATGATGTGAACACCAAAAGAACATATGTCAAGCCTGATGGCCTGGAAGCAGATTacaatatcaccaccagTTCATATGAAGAGGATTTGAAAGACCTCAGGAACAAGGTAACTGGTGACAAGTTATTGACATTTGAAacggtgttgaagttcattaTTTCCAACactgaaaatgaagataGAACAGTTATGTTGGATATTAAGACATATAACAAGCCTAGGATCTTGAAGTCTGTTTTCCAGCAGATCCTTGCAACCAAAAATGACCTCAACTATTGGCTCAAACGTCTTCAGTTTGGTGTGTGGGATCTTGACTTTGTCAAGTATATCAACCAAGACGAATATTTCCAGGATTTACATCAGAAGtacaagtttgaagttCCTGTTCAACTCATTCATATTTCTGGTTCTTGCGAGAGGTCCTCTGAGTTCATCTACTATAACCATTACTTGGAACAAGTTTACGGCAAGCAGAGACATTTGTATAAAGTTTCTGGAGTATCTTTGCTTTATTTACTGACTTGGTCACAAGAGTTTTTGACGAAGTTCATGCCTCTTCTCAAGGCAAATTCCATGTGTTTATACACCTGGACAATCAACAATACTTACCAATACGACTATTTCGTGAAGGTATGTAAATCCTTCCAAGTGGAAGAATACGGAGTGTTGACGGATGACCCCGGCCGAATGTATGAGCACAAGATGAGCAATGTTCCCAAAGAGACAGATTTGTTGGCAGAGGATCTGACAAAtgtgaagttggagttcaaaCAGAAATTAGCGGGCtacatcttcaatttgtttttGGCCTTCAGCGACATGAAAGAGTCTGATTATAAGTCTCCTGTGGATCCAGATCACCGGGAAATCAAACCTGTCAACTCTTTTTTCAGGAACATATTTATGTTGTGCCAAAGATTTGGTATCTTCTAA